In Deinococcus aquiradiocola, the genomic stretch GCCCGCCACGCTGGCGATGTTCACGATGCGGCCCGACCGGCGCGGAATCATGGACAGCCGCCCCACCGCCTGCGTCACGAGGAACAGGCCCGTCACGTTCAGGTTCATGACCTTGTTCCACGCGTCCAGCGGGTGCTCCGTGCTCGGCGCGCCCCAGGTGGTCCCGGCATTGTTGACCAGAATGTCGATCTGGCCCCAGGCGTCCAGAATGGACTGCACCATCGGCTCGACCGTCTCGAACTGCGTCAGGTCGTTCCGGATCGTCATGACCTGCACGCCCAGGCCCTCCAGGTGCGCTTTCGCGGCGTCGAGTTCGTCCTGCTTGCGGGCCGTGAGCACCACCTTCGCGCCGTACTCGCCCAGACCCTCGGCGATCTGCAGGCCCAGGCCACGCGACCCCCCGGTGATGAGAGCGACTTTGCCGGACAGATCGAACAGTTGCTTGATGGACATGAT encodes the following:
- a CDS encoding SDR family oxidoreductase, producing MSIKQLFDLSGKVALITGGSRGLGLQIAEGLGEYGAKVVLTARKQDELDAAKAHLEGLGVQVMTIRNDLTQFETVEPMVQSILDAWGQIDILVNNAGTTWGAPSTEHPLDAWNKVMNLNVTGLFLVTQAVGRLSMIPRRSGRIVNIASVAGLQGNDPKMAATLAYNTSKGAVVNMTRALAGEWAQHNITVNSICPGYFPTKMTRGTLAYGEARILEHTPLGRLGSDEDLKGLALLLSSDASAFMTGQNIAVDGGASSV